The Desulfobacterales bacterium sequence TTATATCCTGATATAATACCAGCCATCCCTTAAACGAATCCTCCTCAGCCAATACAATTGGCGAGACCACCACATCAAAAACGACCTTCCCGGATTTTGATGACCGATAACGATTATTTTTTCGAACCTCATCATGGTCATAACCCATTTCAAACCGTACGGGCTCATACCTCAACATTTTTTCCCTGGCCTGCGTCGGAAAATTAAAATATTCAAAAATAGGCAGGGCATTGATTTCACTGATATCCGTTATGCCAAAAATTCCCATACCCGCTGAATTGGCATCCATCAGCCGCCCCTCAGAATCATAAAATTCAATGCCAATCGGAGACTGCGCAAAGATACTCCTGAATTTTTCCTCGCTCTCCTTTAAGGCTTTTTCTGATTTTTTCTGTTCCGTGATATCCCGGATCGACAAAATCGCACCCATGCGGCGTCCGTTCGTATCATATATCGGACTTGCCTTACCCCACAAATAACACGGTGTTTCTCCCAGATGTGAAACCCACAGTTCTACAATCAGGCAGCCTTTTATTTTCTGAAACACCGTATACCGGCCGTCAACGGTTTGGTCTGGATTTAGGATCAGATCAATGGCCATCGGTGTTCTGCGGCCTTGAAAGGGAATGCTGTATTCATAGTTATTCTTTCCGAGCATTGCCTCCGCTTTGATTCCGGTCATTTCTTCAATCGCCCGGCTCCAGACAATCACCCGGCCATTGATGTCAATTGCAAAGGTGGCATCCGGAAGAAAATCAATATTATTGAAAATTTGCTTTTGCGATTCCATCAATTCGGCCTGTATTTTTCCGGACTGAGTTTTTCTGAGGACGCCAACGGTTTGACTCAGCTTGTTTTTTTATCCGTTCTTCAACCATGGATTCAAGATGGTCACTATATCTTTTGTGGGCTTAATCATAAACTACGGCCACAATGTCGCGGAGTCCGTCCCGCCCATTGCCGGCTTCTCCAGCCCGATCCGGGGGATGCCGGCAACGGGCGGGACTCCGAGGCTACACATAGAAAGATCTGGCCGCAGTTATGATCGAGACCTCTTTTGTATTGAACGAACTGATGGCTAATATCAGCTGGCCAATATATTCTTTCCCGATTTTTTGTCAAATAGAACAGACATAATCATAAAACTGAATCAATTCCAAGCTTAAAACAACTAAGGCAGTAAAAAACAAACCGTGCTGCTTCGGTAACACACGGGAATAACAAATTTTCATGCAATGGCGGGAGGCTCGGAACAATCAAATCAGCGTCCTGCGCGGGCAGGACTGAGACGCGCTATCGCTGGAGGAACCCTTTGTTTAAAGCAACAGACGAGCGGCTTTTATCTTATTATATCCTCAGGGGAGGAACGCGACCTTCCCTCAAGCCCAGCGTGCCTTCAGTCTGTAACCTGCTGATAGAATCAATCTGAAAACAAAAATTCCTGTCCTGTTGGATTAAGTAAAGATGATTGTCGGGAGGGGGGGGCTGGATGCGGATCAGTCCATGGCAGATATTTATCAAAAAGAAAGGGTATTCCATCCGGATCTGATGGAATACCCTTAAAACTCAGAAATTGCAGGACTAAACCACAGTTACATTTACTGCAGCAGGGCCTTTCTGGCCCTTTTCAATATCAAATGTAACCCGGTCGCCTTCATTGAGAGTCTTGAAACCGGTTGCATTGATTCCTGAATGATGAACAAATACATCCGGACCATCTTCCTGTTCAATGAAGCCAAAGCCTTTGCTGCTGTTAAACCATTTTACAATTCCATTAGCCATTGTGACACACTCCTTATTAAAAAAAAATTCGCAAGGTTCCAAACTGCAGGCTACCACTTTGGCAAATGGTTTTTTCCTTCAGTAACGAAACCAGCCCGCTCATCAAAAACGAGCCTTCTTTATTAGATTTGCCACAGGATATCATATCTTTCTCAAAGGTCAAGAAAATTATTCGTTTTTCTAAAATTTTTACTGACTCCATGGCTGGCAACCATTTTATCACTACAAATAACAAGCCGTTTTCCGTGATGTTTCACACGTCAAAGGCGAAGCAGCTCCGGTACAGCTGTTTATCCAATATAGGCGGTAACTTTTCAGTCACAATCAACCGCCTCCGGCAGATCTGACAGCACTTGCGCTTTGCGCCGCGGCGTCAAATCCCCTTTGACCTGAGCTTGTCATAAAGCATAGATCCGAAAATTTTACTTTTTTATCCCGACTGAGCATGACATGGTCAGCGACAAATTCCAAAAATCAGTATTTTCATCAGATGCCCGCCTTTATACATGTCTCTGAAATGATACGATACGATGGCACACTTAACGCACCGTCCGGAATGATTGAACCGGCATCCGTACCGATTCGGCAATTGTCAACCGTTCCGGCAAGCCGGAGGGCGAACCGCACTGTTCCAAAAACAGGGCATTGATCATGACAAGCAGCTGATTGAGATGTTCAAGATCAATCAGGTGTCCGGACGGAAATGAGGATATCTCTTTGGCTTTGAAATTCAACGGGCAGTAATCCACTTTCGGTTCATCGTCCCGATTGAGAAGAATTGGAAAGCCATGGGTCCTGCAGATGATCGGCCTCGCCGGATAAAGCAGGCAGATGCTGTTCTCAAGAAGGGGGCAGCCCCCTCCCGGTGAAGACCTGCCCGCGTTGCTTCTGATATGATCGGCCAGATCCGGGGAAAGATGATTGCATGCAACGGATAACGCGGCCGCTTCGACCGGAAATATCGAAATATGTCGGCAGCAGCCGGCGCAGCCCTTTTTGCAGACCATCTCTTCGCTATAATCCTGCCGGATTTTCCGACACAGGTCATCTACCCTGCCTACCAGCTGATAATAATTCGCCAGCTCTTTCATTGGTCCTGATCCCGTCCGCATCTTACCATCATCTCATCGGATACCCGTATGCTGACAAACGGTTAACGGCGGCAGCGGCCAGCAGCAAGCGAAAAACAAATGATGTATTGCCCGCGCATATCCGCGCGGAAAATCCCTGCCGCTGAGCATCCGGGCAGAATCCCGAATTTTCAGCACTCAAAGTCGCCAATACGCGATATGCCCTGTTTCCGACGGTTCAGCGCCGAACACCCCTTTCACATCAATGAGAATCGGAATACCATCGCTGCAAAGTCCTGCGATACGGGACATCCCCATATCCACATACAATTTATGGCTTACGGCTACGATAACCGCATCCATCCCCCGGATATCAGTCATATCCCGCAGCTCAACTCCATAATACGCGTTTGCTTCCGTGCTGTCGGCACATGGATCGTGGACGATCACGTCAATCCCATAATCTTTCAATTCCCTGATGATATCCACTACCCGCGTGTTTCGAAGATCCGGCACATTTTCCTTGAACGTCAGGCCCAGCACGGCCACCCGGGCGCCCCTGACCTGTTTATTGGCGCTGATCAGCATTTTTACCGTTCGTTCAGCAATATACTTTCCCATCCCGTCGTTGATCCTTCGGCCGGCCAGAATCATCTCCGGATGATACCCGAGGGATTCGGCTTTAAACGTCAGATAGTAGGGATCGACCCCGATGCAGTGACCCCCTACCAGTCCCGGCTGAAAGGGTAGAAAATTCCATTTGGTGCCGGCAGCTTTCAGAACTTCCAGCGTATCAATCTGCATCCGGTCAAATATCATGGCCAATTCATTCATCAGGGCGATATTGATATCCCGCTGAGTATTTTCGATTACTTTTGCGGCCTCGGCCACCTTGATTGAAGAGGCCTCATGGATGCCGGCTGAAACAACCGTTGCGTATACCTGAACCAGAAGCTGACGGGTCGCCTCATCCGAGCCGGATACGATCTTGACGATATTTTCAAGCCTATGGACTTTATCACCCGGATTGATCCGTTCGGGTGAATACCCGACGGTAAATTCCCTGCCGGAAACCAACCCCGATTCCCTTTCCAGAATGGGCACACACACCTCTTCCGTAACGCCGGGATAAACGGTGGATTCATAAACCACACAGGACCCCGCCGCCAGATTCTTACCCACGGTACCCGAAGCACTGCGCACCGGTTCCAGATCCGGAATACGGTACTGATCAATGGGGGTAGGAACCGCCACAATAATCAACCGGCAAGTTGCAAGATCAGCTGCACTGCTGGTAAACATCACCGCCGAGCGGTTGAGCCGCTCAGATGACACTTCCAGCGTCCGGTCACAACCGGATCGAAGCGCTTCAACACGTTCAGAATTTTTATCGAACCCGACAACTTCAAAATGATCTGACAGGCTGACGGCCAGAGGAAGCCCCACATACCCAAGGCCGACAACCGCAATTTTATCGTTTCGCTGACATAATGATTCAAAAGTAATCATCAAATGATCTCCAAGGCAGGTTAACCCCATGAGAGAGTAAAATTATTCCGTCCCGACAAAAAAGGGTCTGAATGTATTTTCCTCCCGTTTCAGGGCGTTGTCAATGGTCTGCAGCATCCGGCATTTATCATCCGGAAGCCGTCCTTCGATATGAATGTAATTGGTATAATGATCACTGGCCAGCCAGGAAGCGACCTGAAGGTCGGTGACCAGCGTTCTCGTTTCCAGAAGAACGCCATGGGGGCCGAGCATATGAAAAGAACCTGCTTCAACTTCTTTCAACAGAGGCGTATTGATCTTGGGGACGAACGTTCTCAGCCGGATAAAATCCGGAGAAATTTCGTTCAGAACTTTCACCGTTTCCCGTGCATGGGATTCGCTTCGCACCCGGCCCCCGATGCCCAGCATCACATAGAGACTCAGTTCAATACCGGCTTCCATGGTCCATCGACCGGCCTCGATCTGCTGGCGGCTGCAAGTCCCCTTCCGGATGTGGGCGAGAACGACATCATCCCCGGATTCCAGTCCGACATGTATCCGGGACAATCCGGCTTCAGCCAGCCGTTTCAGGTCTTCCGGCCCCTTCTGGTGAATATACCGGGAAGAGCCGTATACGGTGATCCGTTCCAGATCCGGAAACACCTGTCGGGCAAACCGGCAGATCTCGCTCAGATCATCGGTCTTCATCGCAATGGTGTTGCCGGCCGGAAAAAACAACGTCCGGATACCGGAGCCGTACACCCGTCGTGCATCGAGAATATCCTCCCGGATATCAGAGACACTCCGGATTTTGAACCGGGGCCCGTTTCGGTATACCATACAAAACGTACACTGGTTATGCGGGCAACCAACCGTCGCCTGAATCAGCAGTGAATCCGCCTCGCTGGGAGGACGATAAATGGGACCTTCGTAGCGCATGGTGACCAAACAATACTCCATAGACTGTTTCTGAAAAAAAACCTATTTCATTCCGGCTGCCGCCTGAGCGATATTGTGTGCATGAGACCGGATACTCTGCAGCGCCGTCAGTACATCATTAAACAACAGGCCGGTTAACACATCGCATTCCTTGTTGTTGAGCCTCTGAATATGTTCATTCCTGAATCGTTTAATCATCTTCTGGATGGATTTGCCCTTTGAGTCCACCTCATGCAGCAGGGTTGTCTTGATTTCGATCCGCTTGGGAACACACAATTCAAGATATTCTCTCAACGATTTATAACTTTCAATTATATTCGCGTAAGCTTCACTGGAAAATTGTAAACCGGATTCACGCTTTCGAATATTGTATTTGGTCAGCAGTTCACAATAATCGGCAACGGTTTCATACTCATCCACAATTCGGAGATACCGCCGGATATCCTCGGAAACATCGCCCCCGGGCGAACTTTGCAGCAGCTCGGCGAGAAAATGAGACACTTCCGCCTGAAGGGTATCGATAATATTTTCATATTTAAACAGACGTTCCTCCAGATCATGATCATTTTTCTGTCCGGTCAGCAGGATCTCGCTCCAGTTGAGCATATCCATGACCATGGATGCCATCTTTTCAACTTCTTTTTTTGCCTGTTCCATGGCAATCGGAGGGGTGGATATGAACCCGTAGTCGATATATTCAAGGTGCTTTTCCGCCGTCCCCTTCTCACCCGGCACCAGCCATATTGCGAGCCTGACGAGCCAGCCGGCACAGGGAGCCAATAGTATCGTATTAAAAATATTGAAAATCGAATGGCCGGCCGCAATATGCGCGGCGATGTACGGCTTGGTACCGTCAGGGCCTACAAAATCCATGGCCCCCGGAACTGCCCAATCCACAATTTTAATAAACCACGGGAACAGCAGGATAACGTAGACAACGCCAATTACATTAAACAGGGCATTGAAATGCGCTGCTCTTCTGGCATTAAAATTTGTTCCTATGGATGCCAGCTCCATCGTAATCGTCGTTCCGATATTTTCTCCGAGAACCATTGCCGCCGCCGCAGGGTATGTTAGCAGCCCCTGATTGGCAAGCGCGATGGTAATTCCTACCGTCGCA is a genomic window containing:
- a CDS encoding PAS domain S-box protein; the protein is MESQKQIFNNIDFLPDATFAIDINGRVIVWSRAIEEMTGIKAEAMLGKNNYEYSIPFQGRRTPMAIDLILNPDQTVDGRYTVFQKIKGCLIVELWVSHLGETPCYLWGKASPIYDTNGRRMGAILSIRDITEQKKSEKALKESEEKFRSIFAQSPIGIEFYDSEGRLMDANSAGMGIFGITDISEINALPIFEYFNFPTQAREKMLRYEPVRFEMGYDHDEVRKNNRYRSSKSGKVVFDVVVSPIVLAEEDSFKGWLVLYQDITERKRSESRIQSLTHQLLKAREAEGQRISRDLHDSVAQDLSTLRIGLETLFDHQARVPSDIKRRVSELSATLQNTIRTVRDISYDLHPPYLENFGLAQAVCQYAGDFEEKSQLEVEVIQAGLDGLTLDFDTEINLYRIVQEALNNVWKHANASRVIIKLVASYPNIILRVKDDGNGFKVKEYMEFSASVKPMGLRSMEQRVRLLDGQYRIMSEPARGTEIFVEVPFKEKPESG
- a CDS encoding cold-shock protein; its protein translation is MANGIVKWFNSSKGFGFIEQEDGPDVFVHHSGINATGFKTLNEGDRVTFDIEKGQKGPAAVNVTVV
- a CDS encoding YkgJ family cysteine cluster protein, which produces MKELANYYQLVGRVDDLCRKIRQDYSEEMVCKKGCAGCCRHISIFPVEAAALSVACNHLSPDLADHIRSNAGRSSPGGGCPLLENSICLLYPARPIICRTHGFPILLNRDDEPKVDYCPLNFKAKEISSFPSGHLIDLEHLNQLLVMINALFLEQCGSPSGLPERLTIAESVRMPVQSFRTVR
- a CDS encoding nucleotide sugar dehydrogenase yields the protein MITFESLCQRNDKIAVVGLGYVGLPLAVSLSDHFEVVGFDKNSERVEALRSGCDRTLEVSSERLNRSAVMFTSSAADLATCRLIIVAVPTPIDQYRIPDLEPVRSASGTVGKNLAAGSCVVYESTVYPGVTEEVCVPILERESGLVSGREFTVGYSPERINPGDKVHRLENIVKIVSGSDEATRQLLVQVYATVVSAGIHEASSIKVAEAAKVIENTQRDINIALMNELAMIFDRMQIDTLEVLKAAGTKWNFLPFQPGLVGGHCIGVDPYYLTFKAESLGYHPEMILAGRRINDGMGKYIAERTVKMLISANKQVRGARVAVLGLTFKENVPDLRNTRVVDIIRELKDYGIDVIVHDPCADSTEANAYYGVELRDMTDIRGMDAVIVAVSHKLYVDMGMSRIAGLCSDGIPILIDVKGVFGAEPSETGHIAYWRL
- a CDS encoding radical SAM protein; the protein is MEYCLVTMRYEGPIYRPPSEADSLLIQATVGCPHNQCTFCMVYRNGPRFKIRSVSDIREDILDARRVYGSGIRTLFFPAGNTIAMKTDDLSEICRFARQVFPDLERITVYGSSRYIHQKGPEDLKRLAEAGLSRIHVGLESGDDVVLAHIRKGTCSRQQIEAGRWTMEAGIELSLYVMLGIGGRVRSESHARETVKVLNEISPDFIRLRTFVPKINTPLLKEVEAGSFHMLGPHGVLLETRTLVTDLQVASWLASDHYTNYIHIEGRLPDDKCRMLQTIDNALKREENTFRPFFVGTE
- a CDS encoding Na/Pi cotransporter family protein; the protein is MNWVSVIFNLIGGLGIFLYGMKTMSSGLQLVAGNRIKKFFALLTHNRVMGVMVGLSVTAIIQSSSATTVMVVGFINAGLMELSQAVGIVMGANIGTTITSWIIVIKITRFALPILGIGVGFYLFSKNKKVRNFGQIVLGFGMLFFGLKLMETAFYPLRADPQFLPFFAQFNADTIWQIVKCVFAGLVLTVVIQSSSATVGITIALANQGLLTYPAAAAMVLGENIGTTITMELASIGTNFNARRAAHFNALFNVIGVVYVILLFPWFIKIVDWAVPGAMDFVGPDGTKPYIAAHIAAGHSIFNIFNTILLAPCAGWLVRLAIWLVPGEKGTAEKHLEYIDYGFISTPPIAMEQAKKEVEKMASMVMDMLNWSEILLTGQKNDHDLEERLFKYENIIDTLQAEVSHFLAELLQSSPGGDVSEDIRRYLRIVDEYETVADYCELLTKYNIRKRESGLQFSSEAYANIIESYKSLREYLELCVPKRIEIKTTLLHEVDSKGKSIQKMIKRFRNEHIQRLNNKECDVLTGLLFNDVLTALQSIRSHAHNIAQAAAGMK